One Alkalicoccus halolimnae DNA segment encodes these proteins:
- a CDS encoding TIGR01777 family oxidoreductase, giving the protein MKVAIAGGTGLVGKNLTKLLLKEGHEAYILTRNPQNKIDSHGIQYIEWMTEGAAPEEKLEGIDAFVNLAGENLNSGRWTEKKKQEILDSRIDVTRETVRILSVLNNKPSVLINGSAVGFYGTSFEKTFTEETTTPGDDFMAEVVSRWEQEAQKAPDEVRVVLSRSGVVLSAEEGALKKMLPAFKMGVGGKLGTGEQWMSWIHVDDVARAILYLIEHEELSGPVNVTSPTPERMKSFGKTLADVLNRPFWAPVPSNVLKLILGDMSVIIVEGQQVIPQKLLDNGFDFNYPQLEEAFYDLIGE; this is encoded by the coding sequence ATGAAAGTGGCAATTGCAGGTGGAACAGGACTAGTAGGAAAAAATTTAACAAAGCTGTTACTTAAGGAGGGGCATGAAGCATATATTTTGACGAGAAATCCGCAAAATAAAATAGATTCCCATGGTATTCAGTACATTGAATGGATGACTGAAGGAGCTGCCCCGGAAGAGAAACTGGAAGGGATAGACGCTTTTGTCAATCTTGCTGGAGAAAACTTGAACAGTGGACGCTGGACAGAAAAGAAAAAGCAGGAAATTCTGGACAGCCGGATAGATGTAACCCGTGAGACAGTGCGTATATTAAGTGTACTAAATAATAAACCTTCTGTACTTATAAACGGCTCGGCCGTTGGATTTTATGGGACTTCCTTTGAAAAAACCTTTACAGAAGAAACGACTACCCCAGGAGATGATTTCATGGCTGAAGTAGTTTCACGCTGGGAACAGGAAGCACAAAAAGCCCCCGATGAAGTAAGAGTCGTTTTGAGCAGATCTGGAGTTGTGCTTTCAGCAGAAGAAGGTGCTTTGAAAAAAATGCTTCCCGCATTTAAGATGGGAGTCGGCGGCAAACTGGGGACCGGCGAACAGTGGATGTCATGGATTCATGTTGATGACGTAGCGAGGGCGATTCTGTATTTGATTGAACATGAAGAATTAAGCGGCCCTGTTAATGTTACTTCTCCTACTCCGGAACGAATGAAGTCGTTTGGTAAAACGCTCGCTGACGTATTAAACCGGCCGTTCTGGGCTCCTGTCCCAAGCAATGTCCTTAAGCTTATCCTCGGAGATATGAGCGTAATTATTGTAGAAGGTCAGCAGGTAATTCCCCAGAAACTGCTTGATAATGGATTTGATTTTAATTATCCACAGTTAGAG
- the recX gene encoding recombination regulator RecX encodes MPKIAKIQAAKKTRQRYHIFLEENNQAEYSFSLSEDILVKEGLAKGDELTNSDINRLKQTDETDKAFQKALNYLSYRMRSEKELSDYLREQEVPSEEISRMIEKLRELDFVNDERFAFSFVRTKRDQSKKGPIVIKQELKQKGVADNIVDKSLSQYTPEEQLDLAVKLAEKKQTSYRKESKRQTEQKLVQFLMQKGFPSSIAFEAVKEADIEAEEGEEWEAVSSWGEKSWRKFASSEPYQRKQKVKQALYRKGFPGQLIDQWIEEKEMEEEEEL; translated from the coding sequence GTGCCAAAAATAGCTAAAATACAGGCCGCTAAAAAAACGCGGCAGCGCTACCATATTTTTTTGGAAGAAAATAATCAGGCAGAATATAGTTTTTCCTTGTCAGAAGATATACTTGTAAAAGAGGGACTGGCCAAAGGAGACGAACTTACAAATTCGGACATAAACCGCTTAAAACAGACGGATGAGACAGACAAAGCATTTCAGAAAGCTTTAAACTATCTTTCCTACAGAATGCGTTCTGAAAAGGAGCTCTCTGATTACTTAAGGGAGCAGGAGGTTCCTTCGGAAGAAATAAGCAGGATGATAGAAAAATTGAGAGAATTGGATTTTGTGAACGACGAAAGATTTGCCTTTTCTTTTGTAAGAACAAAGCGTGATCAATCAAAAAAAGGTCCGATCGTCATTAAACAGGAATTAAAACAAAAAGGAGTTGCAGATAATATCGTGGATAAATCCTTATCGCAATATACACCCGAGGAACAGCTTGATCTGGCAGTGAAGCTCGCTGAAAAAAAACAAACGTCCTACCGGAAAGAATCCAAACGTCAGACAGAGCAGAAGCTGGTTCAGTTTCTTATGCAGAAAGGTTTCCCGTCAAGTATCGCTTTTGAAGCAGTAAAAGAAGCTGATATTGAAGCGGAAGAAGGAGAGGAGTGGGAAGCAGTCAGCAGCTGGGGAGAAAAATCGTGGCGTAAATTTGCTTCCAGCGAGCCTTATCAACGGAAGCAGAAGGTCAAACAGGCACTCTACCGGAAAGGTTTTCCGGGACAGCTTATAGATCAATGGATAGAAGAAAAAGAAATGGAGGAGGAAGAGGAACTTTAA
- a CDS encoding YfhH family protein, with the protein MNQKYSQMSRAELESEIAEMRVLAQKAEAKGMINEYAVHERKILMAEAYLLNPADFKPKEIYIVKDSGETFEISYINGVFAWGYRNKAAKLEAVPISILAQKN; encoded by the coding sequence ATGAATCAAAAGTACAGCCAAATGTCACGCGCAGAATTGGAATCAGAAATTGCTGAAATGCGGGTACTTGCTCAAAAAGCAGAAGCAAAGGGTATGATAAATGAATACGCTGTTCATGAAAGGAAAATATTAATGGCTGAAGCTTACCTGCTTAATCCAGCAGACTTTAAGCCGAAAGAAATATATATCGTAAAAGATTCAGGAGAAACTTTTGAAATAAGCTATATAAACGGCGTTTTTGCCTGGGGATATCGAAACAAAGCAGCAAAACTGGAAGCTGTACCTATTTCTATTCTTGCACAGAAAAATTAG
- a CDS encoding YfhJ family protein encodes MQDYMERLTNRLLEQNDQLSYAEARTWVELLWEDFEATYAKAGYEYKGKEMTEKVIQQWIDNYGPKLHETLKDNPRYKKWFDQKRFYH; translated from the coding sequence ATGCAGGATTACATGGAACGATTAACGAACCGGCTGCTGGAACAGAATGATCAGCTTTCTTATGCTGAAGCAAGAACCTGGGTAGAACTGCTTTGGGAAGATTTCGAAGCGACTTATGCGAAGGCAGGCTATGAGTACAAAGGCAAAGAAATGACTGAAAAAGTTATTCAGCAGTGGATTGACAACTACGGGCCAAAACTGCATGAGACTTTAAAAGACAACCCCCGTTACAAAAAATGGTTTGATCAAAAAAGGTTTTATCATTAA
- a CDS encoding metal-dependent hydrolase has protein sequence MDTATHVVMGVALGGLATLDPVVAENPAMTQAVMIGAVVGSQAPDFDTVLKLKNNAVYIANHRGVTHSVPFWFLWPTAITLMLYFIMPPVNMFHLWMWTFFAVFLHVFIDIFNAYGTKAFAPVYNKWLALGVINIFDPFIFIAHIIAILFWRFGADPGWTFLIMFGIIIIYYFWRIYEQNLVHKHVHEKHPDATHIFTSPTFRWSRWHIVVRTPEEMYVAEHRNGKLTYFETYPFEPVPDDPVINAAQKDRNLEAFLSFSPAYRWAVSIEEHGYSVKFVDLRYRSKGYYPFVAIVRLDENLNVLSSYTGWIYNTATLKRKLSYA, from the coding sequence ATGGACACAGCTACTCACGTCGTTATGGGAGTCGCTCTTGGAGGGCTTGCAACGCTTGATCCTGTAGTTGCCGAAAATCCTGCTATGACGCAGGCGGTAATGATCGGCGCAGTGGTCGGTTCCCAGGCTCCCGATTTTGACACCGTATTAAAATTGAAGAACAATGCCGTATATATAGCAAATCATCGGGGAGTAACTCATTCTGTGCCTTTTTGGTTTCTCTGGCCAACAGCAATTACCCTGATGCTGTATTTTATCATGCCTCCCGTTAATATGTTTCATTTATGGATGTGGACTTTCTTTGCTGTCTTTCTCCATGTGTTTATCGATATTTTCAACGCTTACGGGACGAAAGCTTTTGCACCAGTCTATAACAAGTGGCTTGCTCTGGGCGTTATAAATATTTTTGACCCATTTATTTTCATCGCTCACATAATTGCTATTTTATTCTGGAGATTTGGAGCAGATCCAGGATGGACGTTTTTAATTATGTTTGGGATCATTATTATTTATTACTTCTGGCGCATTTACGAGCAGAACCTCGTACACAAACATGTGCACGAAAAACATCCGGATGCTACTCACATATTTACCTCCCCGACTTTCCGATGGTCCCGCTGGCATATTGTTGTGCGGACGCCCGAAGAAATGTACGTAGCGGAACATCGTAATGGAAAACTTACTTATTTTGAAACTTATCCGTTTGAACCTGTCCCCGATGACCCTGTTATCAATGCTGCTCAAAAGGATAGAAATCTGGAAGCATTTCTTTCCTTTTCTCCAGCTTACAGGTGGGCAGTTTCTATTGAAGAACACGGATATTCCGTTAAATTTGTTGATTTAAGATACAGAAGTAAAGGATACTACCCATTCGTAGCGATTGTCAGATTGGATGAAAACTTAAATGTGCTGAGTTCTTATACCGGCTGGATCTACAACACCGCTACTCTTAAAAGAAAACTTTCTTACGCTTAA
- the mutY gene encoding A/G-specific adenine glycosylase, with translation MKILDKQRFQNDLLNWYDQEKRDLPWRKERDPYRIWVSEIMLQQTKVDTVIPYFYNFMDKFPTLEKLAEAEEEEVLKAWEGLGYYSRARNLHTAVKEVKEFYNGQVPDTEDEIKKLRGVGPYTAGAILSIAYNVPAPAVDGNVMRVLSRIFTIYDDISKVSVRKKFEEIVRETIAADRASDFNQAMMELGATVCTPRSPACLLCPVQQHCEAREEGVQEILPVKAKKKAPRPVSLKALVAQDYSGRYLVEKRPDTGLLAKLWQFPYIESLTESDEDLKSFAEELSVNAEKFSYQQHVRHVFSHLVWEMDVYQARGKITNPAPNQKLLTKEELKELTFPVSHQKILYKLEEEL, from the coding sequence TTGAAAATATTAGATAAGCAGCGGTTTCAGAATGATTTACTTAATTGGTATGACCAGGAAAAAAGAGATCTGCCCTGGCGTAAAGAAAGGGACCCCTATAGAATTTGGGTTTCTGAAATTATGCTTCAGCAGACAAAAGTAGATACTGTTATTCCATACTTTTATAATTTTATGGATAAGTTCCCGACTTTGGAAAAACTTGCAGAAGCAGAGGAAGAGGAAGTTCTAAAAGCGTGGGAAGGACTGGGTTATTACTCGAGAGCCCGAAATCTCCACACCGCAGTAAAAGAAGTAAAAGAGTTTTATAACGGACAGGTGCCTGATACGGAGGATGAAATTAAAAAGCTTAGAGGAGTCGGCCCCTATACTGCAGGAGCAATACTTTCCATCGCCTACAATGTTCCTGCTCCTGCGGTGGATGGAAATGTCATGAGAGTACTATCCAGAATATTTACGATTTATGATGACATTTCCAAAGTATCTGTGAGAAAAAAGTTTGAAGAAATTGTCCGTGAAACGATTGCAGCTGACAGGGCTTCAGATTTTAATCAGGCCATGATGGAACTCGGAGCTACCGTTTGTACCCCAAGAAGCCCGGCGTGCCTGCTTTGTCCAGTTCAGCAGCACTGTGAAGCCCGCGAAGAAGGTGTGCAGGAGATCCTTCCCGTAAAAGCGAAGAAAAAAGCTCCCAGGCCGGTGTCTTTAAAAGCGCTTGTCGCACAGGACTATTCCGGCCGCTATCTGGTAGAGAAAAGGCCGGATACGGGGCTGCTGGCCAAATTATGGCAGTTTCCATATATAGAATCATTGACAGAATCGGATGAAGATTTAAAATCTTTTGCAGAGGAATTATCCGTCAATGCGGAGAAGTTTTCTTATCAGCAGCACGTGCGCCACGTCTTTTCCCACCTTGTCTGGGAAATGGATGTTTATCAGGCAAGAGGGAAAATTACAAATCCTGCACCAAACCAGAAGCTGCTTACAAAAGAAGAGTTGAAAGAGCTAACTTTTCCAGTTTCACATCAAAAAATACTTTATAAATTAGAGGAGGAGTTGTAA
- a CDS encoding SDR family NAD(P)-dependent oxidoreductase: MDLRLHGKKVLVTGGSKGIGLGIAQAFAAEGADVGVVARGEEALKKLKEEFPEILTLQADISEKGERQRVFQAFIDKFGTIDVLINNAGGSSGGKTMETEIGQFEEAMHLNYFSAVHLSQLAVPYMKNQGKGAIINITSIFGRESGGKPTYNSAKSAMISMTKSLADEVIKDGIRVNGIAPGSILHPTGNWQKRLDENPEKINQFVEDQIPAGRFGTVEEIADVALFLASEKASWIVGANLNVDGGQSKSNF; this comes from the coding sequence ATGGATTTACGACTGCATGGAAAAAAAGTACTTGTTACTGGTGGATCTAAAGGAATCGGCCTGGGGATTGCGCAGGCATTCGCAGCAGAGGGGGCAGACGTAGGTGTCGTTGCCCGGGGAGAAGAAGCTTTGAAAAAGTTGAAGGAAGAATTCCCTGAAATATTAACACTTCAGGCCGATATCTCAGAAAAGGGAGAGCGTCAGCGTGTTTTCCAGGCTTTTATTGATAAATTCGGTACAATAGATGTTCTTATAAATAATGCTGGAGGTTCAAGTGGCGGAAAGACTATGGAAACAGAGATAGGACAGTTTGAAGAAGCGATGCATTTGAATTATTTTTCTGCTGTTCATTTATCACAGCTGGCAGTTCCTTATATGAAAAATCAGGGAAAAGGAGCGATTATAAATATAACTTCTATTTTCGGAAGAGAATCAGGGGGCAAACCAACTTATAACAGTGCAAAATCAGCGATGATAAGTATGACGAAATCTCTCGCCGATGAAGTGATAAAAGACGGTATAAGGGTTAATGGAATAGCACCTGGGTCGATCCTTCACCCTACCGGGAACTGGCAGAAACGTCTAGATGAAAACCCCGAAAAAATCAATCAGTTTGTAGAAGATCAGATTCCTGCAGGACGTTTCGGCACCGTGGAGGAAATCGCAGATGTAGCTCTTTTCTTAGCTTCAGAGAAAGCTTCATGGATCGTCGGCGCCAATCTGAATGTGGATGGGGGCCAGTCAAAATCTAATTTTTAA
- a CDS encoding gamma-glutamyltransferase family protein, which translates to MNHKTALTYPYSSKRNVTYGKNGMVATSQPLAAQAGLDILKKGGNAVDAAIAAAAALTVVEPTSNGIGSDAFALVWIKDKLHGLNASGQAPQKLSIEELKSQGVEEIPKFGFTPVTVPGAPAAWAELSEKFGKLSLKEALAPAVCYAREGYPLSPTLASFWNRAADVFKEQLNGEEFHAWFETFVPGGKVPDVGEIWKSEGHAFTLEKIGETNAASFYSGELADKIDACSKKHNGFIRKEDLEAFSPEWVNPVSVNYKGYDVWEIPPNGQGIIALMALNMLKKETFQTRESEKTYHRQIEAMKLAFADGEKYITEEKHMSQSVSDLLSEDYAEKRSSKIGEEALYPEAGEPSSSGTVYLAAADGEGNMVSFIQSNYMGFGSGIVVPGTGISLQNRGHNFSMNPEDDNALEPGKRTYHTIIPGFLTKDNQPVGPFGVMGGFMQPQGHMQVVMNTIDFGLNPQSALDAPRWQWMGKKNVLLEQTVPNHIAHALSARGHDVQVTHQSGNFGRGQIIWRDPVTGVLAGGTESRTDGSIAVY; encoded by the coding sequence ATGAATCATAAAACAGCACTGACTTACCCCTACAGCTCTAAACGTAATGTTACATATGGAAAAAATGGCATGGTAGCTACTTCCCAGCCTCTTGCAGCACAGGCGGGACTTGATATTCTGAAAAAAGGCGGTAATGCCGTAGACGCTGCGATTGCTGCGGCCGCTGCTCTTACCGTCGTTGAACCTACCTCGAACGGAATCGGCAGTGACGCTTTTGCGCTTGTGTGGATAAAAGACAAGCTTCACGGTTTGAACGCGAGCGGTCAAGCCCCGCAAAAGCTTTCTATCGAAGAGTTAAAATCTCAGGGAGTGGAGGAAATACCGAAATTCGGCTTTACTCCTGTCACAGTTCCTGGAGCTCCTGCAGCGTGGGCTGAGCTTTCAGAAAAGTTCGGTAAGCTGAGTTTAAAGGAAGCACTGGCACCAGCTGTCTGCTATGCAAGAGAAGGTTATCCTCTCAGTCCCACTCTTGCTTCTTTCTGGAATCGTGCAGCGGATGTTTTCAAAGAACAGCTTAACGGGGAAGAGTTTCATGCCTGGTTCGAAACGTTTGTACCTGGCGGGAAAGTGCCGGATGTAGGGGAAATATGGAAATCAGAAGGCCATGCTTTTACGCTGGAAAAAATAGGTGAAACAAATGCAGCGTCTTTTTACAGTGGGGAACTTGCCGATAAAATAGACGCCTGTTCCAAAAAGCATAACGGATTTATTAGAAAAGAAGATCTTGAAGCTTTTTCTCCTGAATGGGTGAATCCTGTCTCTGTTAATTACAAAGGTTACGACGTGTGGGAAATTCCGCCTAACGGACAGGGAATTATTGCTCTTATGGCACTGAATATGCTTAAAAAGGAGACTTTTCAGACACGGGAGTCTGAAAAGACCTACCACAGACAAATTGAAGCGATGAAACTTGCTTTTGCCGATGGTGAAAAATACATTACAGAAGAAAAACATATGTCTCAATCCGTTTCCGATCTCCTGAGTGAGGATTACGCGGAAAAGCGTTCCAGTAAAATAGGCGAAGAAGCGCTTTATCCAGAAGCGGGCGAGCCTTCTTCATCCGGAACGGTTTATCTGGCTGCTGCAGATGGAGAGGGTAACATGGTTTCGTTTATTCAAAGTAATTATATGGGCTTTGGCTCCGGAATTGTCGTTCCCGGCACCGGAATCAGTCTGCAGAACCGGGGTCACAATTTCAGTATGAACCCGGAAGATGATAACGCACTGGAGCCTGGAAAACGAACGTATCATACGATCATTCCCGGATTTTTGACAAAAGATAATCAACCAGTTGGTCCGTTCGGGGTCATGGGCGGATTTATGCAGCCGCAGGGCCATATGCAGGTAGTCATGAATACAATCGATTTTGGATTGAACCCCCAGTCTGCTCTGGATGCTCCGCGCTGGCAGTGGATGGGCAAGAAAAATGTGCTTCTGGAACAGACTGTACCAAATCATATTGCGCATGCTCTTTCGGCCAGAGGGCACGATGTCCAGGTTACACATCAATCCGGGAATTTTGGCCGCGGACAGATAATCTGGAGAGATCCAGTCACTGGAGTTCTCGCTGGAGGCACAGAGTCGAGAACCGATGGAAGCATTGCCGTATATTAA
- a CDS encoding chromate transporter, with product MAFLRVGLLGYGGGPAAIPLIQKEAVDTYKWMNDEEFSDILAIGNTLPGPIATKMAGYIGYRVSGVGGLINGVLATVLPTVILMIILLVSLASFRDYAWVQGMTRGVLPIVAVMLGVLTWSFVKKSKTDLGWIKVLLLIALSIVLIEFAGLHPALLIGSLILFVLLKPKKKEDAA from the coding sequence ATGGCCTTTTTACGCGTCGGCCTGCTTGGTTACGGTGGAGGACCTGCCGCAATTCCCCTGATTCAAAAAGAAGCGGTGGATACATATAAATGGATGAATGATGAAGAATTTTCAGATATTCTGGCAATCGGGAATACACTTCCGGGACCAATAGCAACGAAAATGGCCGGTTACATCGGTTACCGCGTTTCAGGAGTCGGAGGATTGATCAACGGGGTGCTCGCAACAGTACTTCCTACCGTGATATTAATGATAATTCTCCTGGTATCATTAGCTTCCTTTCGTGATTATGCCTGGGTTCAGGGTATGACAAGGGGCGTACTTCCAATTGTAGCGGTCATGCTCGGAGTGCTGACCTGGAGTTTCGTGAAAAAATCAAAGACGGATCTCGGTTGGATAAAAGTCCTTCTTTTAATTGCACTTTCGATCGTTCTTATTGAATTTGCAGGTCTTCACCCAGCTCTACTGATTGGGTCACTTATCTTATTTGTACTTCTGAAGCCAAAGAAGAAGGAGGATGCAGCATGA
- a CDS encoding chromate transporter, translating into MTYWEIFLAFFIPGIVGYGGGPATIPLIEHEVVHRYEWMNVEEFGEVLALGNALPGPIATKMAGYIGFVEGGIIGAFIALFATIAPSLILMVILLGILMKFKNSPKVKMLSAVVRPTIAVLLGVMTIRFIDTSYDDNGILQTIVLLGAGYYLLEVRKIHPAYVIIGALLYGALFLA; encoded by the coding sequence ATGACCTACTGGGAAATTTTCCTCGCCTTTTTTATTCCCGGCATCGTCGGGTACGGCGGAGGGCCGGCGACTATTCCTTTAATCGAACATGAAGTTGTACATAGGTATGAATGGATGAACGTTGAAGAGTTCGGGGAAGTTCTGGCTCTTGGAAATGCGCTTCCTGGACCAATTGCTACGAAAATGGCAGGCTATATTGGTTTTGTGGAAGGCGGGATTATTGGAGCATTTATCGCTTTATTTGCAACGATTGCACCTTCCCTTATTCTAATGGTTATATTACTTGGAATCTTAATGAAATTTAAAAATTCACCAAAAGTGAAAATGCTTTCAGCAGTGGTTCGTCCAACCATTGCTGTGCTGCTTGGTGTTATGACTATCCGCTTTATTGACACTTCTTATGATGACAACGGCATTCTGCAGACAATAGTACTTCTCGGAGCAGGATATTACCTGCTTGAGGTAAGAAAAATTCACCCCGCATATGTCATCATCGGGGCCCTTTTATATGGCGCATTATTTTTAGCCTGA
- the fabL gene encoding enoyl-[acyl-carrier-protein] reductase FabL yields the protein MVQRKVALITGSSRGIGKEIALTLAEEGYDIVVNYARSKTKAQETVDEIKNLGVDALAVRANIAKIDKLEAMFETIDEHFGRLDVLINNAASGVLRPLMELEESHWDWTMDINNKAMLFCSQLAAARMTSGGAIVSLSSLGAIRYLPNYTTVGVSKAAVEALTRYMAVELAPSGIRVNAVSGGAVDTDALTHFPNREELLGDAAERTPAGRITEPKDLARTVKFLVSKDAEMIRGQTIIVDGGISLLA from the coding sequence ATGGTACAAAGAAAAGTAGCTTTGATTACCGGAAGCAGTCGTGGTATAGGGAAGGAAATTGCCCTTACGCTTGCTGAAGAAGGATATGATATTGTTGTTAACTATGCAAGAAGTAAAACGAAAGCCCAGGAAACAGTAGATGAAATTAAAAATCTCGGCGTGGATGCCCTCGCAGTAAGAGCGAATATTGCTAAAATAGATAAACTGGAAGCGATGTTTGAAACGATAGATGAACACTTTGGAAGACTGGACGTACTGATTAATAACGCTGCTTCGGGGGTGCTGCGTCCTCTGATGGAGCTGGAAGAAAGCCACTGGGACTGGACGATGGATATTAACAACAAAGCGATGCTATTCTGTTCCCAGCTTGCTGCAGCACGGATGACTTCTGGAGGAGCGATTGTCAGCCTTAGTTCATTAGGCGCCATTCGTTATCTCCCGAATTATACGACAGTAGGAGTATCAAAAGCAGCAGTGGAAGCATTGACGCGTTATATGGCAGTAGAACTTGCTCCATCAGGCATCCGCGTTAATGCTGTTTCCGGAGGTGCCGTGGATACAGATGCGTTAACCCATTTCCCTAACCGTGAGGAACTGCTGGGAGATGCAGCTGAAAGAACTCCAGCTGGAAGAATCACAGAACCGAAAGATCTGGCCCGAACAGTGAAATTCCTCGTGTCTAAAGACGCAGAAATGATTCGCGGACAAACAATTATTGTTGATGGGGGAATTTCTCTGCTCGCCTGA
- a CDS encoding DUF3939 domain-containing protein — protein MFNRKRKERKKENAQKEPEIISCSLEDMRKAVNRFADNSDQRLSLRSIINQDNTIDAEFLAPYLGGIPDRPFYMSKETYDIFEEEGKAHHIDRAQIACDQYFLETGQFPFISGDKAGKISYFKLKNYLIEEPPFDLYLDPKDRMVTHRKPPEEQ, from the coding sequence ATGTTTAATAGAAAGCGGAAGGAGCGTAAAAAGGAAAATGCTCAAAAGGAACCGGAGATTATTTCATGTTCTCTTGAGGATATGCGTAAAGCCGTAAACCGTTTTGCAGATAATTCTGACCAAAGGTTGTCGCTCCGTTCTATTATTAATCAGGATAATACCATTGATGCTGAATTTTTAGCTCCTTATCTGGGAGGAATACCGGACCGGCCTTTTTATATGTCGAAAGAGACGTATGACATTTTCGAAGAAGAGGGAAAGGCCCATCATATTGACAGAGCACAGATTGCCTGCGATCAGTATTTTTTGGAAACGGGACAGTTTCCTTTTATATCCGGAGATAAAGCTGGTAAAATAAGTTATTTCAAGTTGAAAAATTATCTCATTGAAGAACCCCCTTTTGATTTGTATTTAGATCCTAAAGATCGGATGGTGACACACAGAAAGCCGCCGGAAGAGCAATAG
- a CDS encoding nucleoside tri-diphosphate phosphatase, which produces MDFPTVGSTIEVQSYKHNGSLHRIWEETVILKGTSHEVIGGNDRILVQESDGRQWRTREPAICYFTAYSWFNVIGMIRNDGIYYYCNLGTPFTYDSEALKYIDYDLDIKVFPDMTYKLLDEDEFALHKKQMNYPDEVEIILRKAVDELVSWISSQKGPFEPGFIEYWYERFLQHR; this is translated from the coding sequence GTGGATTTTCCGACGGTAGGAAGTACAATTGAAGTCCAAAGTTACAAACACAACGGCTCGCTTCACCGCATATGGGAAGAGACCGTCATTTTGAAAGGAACGTCCCACGAAGTAATCGGTGGAAACGACCGCATCCTCGTGCAGGAATCTGATGGGAGGCAATGGCGGACAAGGGAGCCGGCCATCTGTTATTTCACAGCTTACAGCTGGTTTAACGTAATCGGAATGATACGCAATGACGGCATTTATTACTACTGTAATCTTGGGACTCCTTTCACCTATGATTCTGAAGCGCTGAAATATATTGATTACGATCTTGATATAAAAGTCTTTCCTGATATGACATATAAACTCCTGGACGAAGATGAATTTGCTTTACATAAAAAGCAGATGAATTATCCGGATGAAGTGGAAATAATTTTAAGAAAAGCTGTAGACGAACTCGTTTCGTGGATAAGTTCCCAGAAGGGACCGTTTGAGCCGGGCTTTATAGAATACTGGTATGAACGATTTTTACAGCACCGCTAA